AGGACTGCGCCGGTGAGGAACATGGCGGCGTCCGCCAGATGGGTGCCGTCGTGCCAGAACACGTCCAGGAGACGCCGGGTCTTACCCATATAAAGTACGGTCCGTACGCTGAGCAGGGGGCCGAGCCGTTCTTCATCCAGGATGGCCTTGGCTTTGATGTAATCTGCGGAGTAGCGCCGTTCGTGGTTGGTTACTATTCGTGTGGGGCTCTTGCGGTGCAGCGCCGCTATTCTCCGGGCTGAACCCAGCGTATCCGCCAGGGGCTTTTCGCAGACCACCACCGGAACCCCGTGACGGGCGGCAAGCGCGCAGTAATGGTAATGACTGTCCGGGTGGGTAGCAATGTGGACTATCCCTGGTTTATGCTTTTCCAGCATGACATCGGCATCGGCGTAGACCGGGCATCCCCAGCGTTCGGCAAAGAGGCGGCGCCGGTCTTCGTCGGTGTCGCAGCCCGCAGCGATGGTGCAGGCGGGGTTTGCCGCAGCAGCCCCGGCGTGGGTGCAGGGTTTTTCGCGTAAAGCATCGTCCTCAAGGAGGCTGGCGATGCGGCCTAAACCGATGATGGCAACGGGGATTTGTTCCCTCCTCACTTTGCCCCGCCTGCCAGAACCGGCGCTTCTATTTCTTCATTCCGCACGAGCTTCAGTTCCGTAGCTTTCTTTACCCGCTTCTTGTCGTGGCGGCTGTTCAGGAGCGAATACATCACCGGGGTTACGAAGATGGTCATGACGGATTGTACGGTGAGGCCGCCCACAAAGGTTTTGGCTATGGGCTGGATGGTATCCGCGCCGGCGCCGGGGAAGAGGGCGATGGGGAGCATACCCAGGATGGTGGTGAGGCTGGTCATGAGGATGGGGCGTAGGCGGTTGCGGCCTGCTTCAAGGCAGGCTTCGCGGACCGTCCTGCCCCGGGCGCGGAGGGTGTTGATACTGTCCACCAGCACGATGCCGTTGTTTACCACTACCCCCACCAGGGCGACGATGCCCACGGCGGAGAACATGGACATGGCTTCGCCGGTGAGCTTGAATATCCAGATTACCCCAATTAATAACAGCGGTATTGAGAAGAAGATGATCAGAGGATCTACGAAGGATTCAAACTGGCTGGCCATAACGCCGAAGACCAGGAATACTGCGGCGGCAATGATAAAGATGAAGCGGCCATAGTAGGCGGCGACTTCCTGGGCCTCGCCAAGGTAGCGTACCGTGACTTCTTCCCGGGGTACCAGGTACTGTTTTACCGTGCTTTCCAGACGTTTCTGCATGTCCGTGGCGGCGATTCCCGGGGGCAGATCCCCGGTGATCCGGATTACCCGCTCCTGTTTTTCGCGGCGTATGGAGGAGGGGGCCCTGCCTTCCACAATGGAGGCGACATTGGAGAGGGGGATGCGGTAGCCGCTGCGGCTCATCACAAATACTGCGTCAAGGTTGGGCATACCTACCCGGTCTTCGTCCCGGAGCATTACCCTGATGTTCAAGAGCCGGTCCCCCTGGCTGAAGGTGGTAACCGCGCTGCCGTCCATGGCGGTGCGTATCTCCGAGGCGATGGCCGAAAGGGACAGGCCGAAGCTCGACGCCCGGTCCCGGTCAACCTCAACGCGCAGCTGGGGCGCGCCCTCGTCAATATTTACCGTGGGGTTTTCTATCTCCGGCAGATAGCGGGTCATGATTCCCTGGATTTCTCCGGCGGTTTCCATGATGGCGTTGTAGTCCCGGGAGCTTATTGCCATTTCTACCGCCTGGGTGTTCCCCATGCTGCGCCCGGCGCGGAAACTGACCAGGGCGCCGGGAATAGCGTTGGTGTAGGGGGTGAGTTTGCGGATCACCGTTTCCGGGGTGTCGATCTGCTGCGCCGGCGCGGGCAGGATAATCTGGATGCTGCCCTGGTTCGTTCCGCTCCGCCGAGCTGTAAGGATGATGTTCCGGTAACCCTTGACCTGTTCTTTGATCAATTCCTCCAGGGTAAAGAGGGTTTCCTCGGTCACATCCATGGCAGTACCCTGGGGCAGGGAAATGTTGAGATTGACGTTATCATCAGTTCTGGTGCGGATGTACATATTCATACCGATACCGCTGAACTGCATCAGGGAGAAACCCAGGAGCAGGAGTACCAGGGTAATGACCAGGACGCGGTGGGAGAGGCAGTAGTCCAGGGCGTTCCGGTATTTATTTTCCATGCCTTTGAAAAAGTTTTCCATACCGTCGTCAATGCGTCTGAGCAGAGGGTTTTTCAGGGGCTTTTGTTTACGGGTGTTTAACTTAAGGATGGAACCGCAAAGGCTGGGTACCAGGGTAATTGCCACTACCAGGGAACAGATCAGGGAGATCACCACCGTAAAAATCAGATCGCTGAAGAGCTGGCCCATTTCCTTAAGATCGTTCTTATAGATGATTAGGGGGATGAACACACAAATAGTGGTGGCCGAGGAGGCGAGGATGGCCCGCAGCATTTCCCTGCTTCCCAGGATGGCGGCAATGTCCGGTTTGGCCCCCCGTTCCCGGTAGGTATGGACATTTTCCAAAATAACGATGGAAGCGTCCATGGTCATACCTAAGCCCATGATGAGGCCGGTCATGGTGAGAAGGTTCAGGGTAAAGCCGAATATTGCCATGAACATGATGGTAAGCAGTATGGAAATAGGGATAGACAGCCCAATGATTACCGTTCCCTTGATGTTACGCAGGAACAATAACAGTACCATCATAGCCAGAGCTGCACCCTGGAGGGCGTTAGTGTACACCTGGCTCATGGTAGCCCTTATCATGGTGGTATTATCCGAAAGCACCTCCAGGGTGATGCCCCGGGGCAGGGTTGCGTTGATCTCCGTTAATGCGGCCAGTACCCGGTCGGCTACCTGCACCTGGTTACTATCGCTTTCGCTGGTAACCTGGATGTAGACCCCGCTCTGGCCGTTTACGTACACCCGGGCGGCATTATCGTTGTAACCCAGGCTCACATCGGCGATATCCTCCAGGCGTACTACCTGGGACCGATTGGCGGCAGCTGCGGCGCCTCCGCTTATGTTTACTGTTTTAACCACCAGCCGCTTGATCTGATCCAGGCTGACCAACTCCTCCTGGGTCATAATCTGGTATTCCCGGGTCCCCCGGCGCAGGTTTCCCCCGGAAGAGAGGATGCTCTGCCCGCGGAGGGAGCTTGAGACATCGCTCAGGGTAAGGTTGAAAGCCGCCAGCCGGTTCAGGGATACGGCGACCTTGACGATCTGGGTGGTACCTCCGGTAACCTCCGCAGCGGCAACCCCGTCGACCCGCTCAATGCTGGCCTGGATTTCGTCTTCGGCAAAGATACGCAGCTGATCCGGGGGGTAGTTACCCCGAACCACCAGGCGCATGATGGGCATGGCGCTCATGTCGAAGCGCCGTACCGTGGGGGTTTCCACGCCGTCCGGGAGGGAGTTGACCAGCCGGTTCAGCAGGGTTTGTGCGTCCGTCATGGCCTTGTCCATATCCGTACCGTAGGCAAATTCCAGGTTGATAAAGCTGGTCTCAAATTGGGAGTTGGAGGTGATATTGGTAAGTCCCCTGGAAGCGGTAAGGGCCCGTTCCAGCCGCTCCGTAACGTTGCGCTCCACGTCCGTAGGTCCCGCCCC
The Treponema primitia ZAS-1 genome window above contains:
- a CDS encoding Gfo/Idh/MocA family protein — its product is MRREQIPVAIIGLGRIASLLEDDALREKPCTHAGAAAANPACTIAAGCDTDEDRRRLFAERWGCPVYADADVMLEKHKPGIVHIATHPDSHYHYCALAARHGVPVVVCEKPLADTLGSARRIAALHRKSPTRIVTNHERRYSADYIKAKAILDEERLGPLLSVRTVLYMGKTRRLLDVFWHDGTHLADAAMFLTGAVLHHHSRRGARLNSRKGTAWLDGYLEREAERIPFLMEVGAERDHLVFELEFSCAHGRLRIGNGIFEVWESAESPYAEGFRSLKKADDAFEGKTGYFANMIEDAVACYRDPTRQPRSGAADGLRVIEYLNAVKVWGRS
- a CDS encoding efflux RND transporter permease subunit, which gives rise to MNIAGYSVKRPVTIVILYALALGIAATLIPNLAVDLYPSTARPVLSVFTRFPGAGPTDVERNVTERLERALTASRGLTNITSNSQFETSFINLEFAYGTDMDKAMTDAQTLLNRLVNSLPDGVETPTVRRFDMSAMPIMRLVVRGNYPPDQLRIFAEDEIQASIERVDGVAAAEVTGGTTQIVKVAVSLNRLAAFNLTLSDVSSSLRGQSILSSGGNLRRGTREYQIMTQEELVSLDQIKRLVVKTVNISGGAAAAANRSQVVRLEDIADVSLGYNDNAARVYVNGQSGVYIQVTSESDSNQVQVADRVLAALTEINATLPRGITLEVLSDNTTMIRATMSQVYTNALQGAALAMMVLLLFLRNIKGTVIIGLSIPISILLTIMFMAIFGFTLNLLTMTGLIMGLGMTMDASIVILENVHTYRERGAKPDIAAILGSREMLRAILASSATTICVFIPLIIYKNDLKEMGQLFSDLIFTVVISLICSLVVAITLVPSLCGSILKLNTRKQKPLKNPLLRRIDDGMENFFKGMENKYRNALDYCLSHRVLVITLVLLLLGFSLMQFSGIGMNMYIRTRTDDNVNLNISLPQGTAMDVTEETLFTLEELIKEQVKGYRNIILTARRSGTNQGSIQIILPAPAQQIDTPETVIRKLTPYTNAIPGALVSFRAGRSMGNTQAVEMAISSRDYNAIMETAGEIQGIMTRYLPEIENPTVNIDEGAPQLRVEVDRDRASSFGLSLSAIASEIRTAMDGSAVTTFSQGDRLLNIRVMLRDEDRVGMPNLDAVFVMSRSGYRIPLSNVASIVEGRAPSSIRREKQERVIRITGDLPPGIAATDMQKRLESTVKQYLVPREEVTVRYLGEAQEVAAYYGRFIFIIAAAVFLVFGVMASQFESFVDPLIIFFSIPLLLIGVIWIFKLTGEAMSMFSAVGIVALVGVVVNNGIVLVDSINTLRARGRTVREACLEAGRNRLRPILMTSLTTILGMLPIALFPGAGADTIQPIAKTFVGGLTVQSVMTIFVTPVMYSLLNSRHDKKRVKKATELKLVRNEEIEAPVLAGGAK